In Vigna unguiculata cultivar IT97K-499-35 chromosome 3, ASM411807v1, whole genome shotgun sequence, a single genomic region encodes these proteins:
- the LOC114178762 gene encoding putative pentatricopeptide repeat-containing protein At2g01510 isoform X2 — translation MIVHLLRVEELKVDASIIKTGFDPNTYRLNFQVKSHLLHGDLVAARKLFDEIPHKNIISTNTMITGYLNSGNLSTARSLFDGMVERSVVTWTMLIGGYAQNNKFREAFGLFADMCRHGMIPDHVTLTTLLSGFTEFDSVNEVEQVHAHVVKMGYDSTLTVCNSLLDSYCKTRSLGLACHLFKHMPEKDNVTFNVLLTGYSKEGFNHDAINLFFKMQNLGFKPTDFTFAAVLTAGIQLDDIEFGQQVHSFVVKCNFVWNVFVANALLDFYSKHDRVVEVRKLFYEMPEVDGISYNVIITSCAWNERVEESLELFRELQFTRFDRRQFPFATLLSIAANALNLEMGRQIHSQAIVTDAISEILVGNSLVDMYAKCDKFGEANRIFADLAHQSSVPWTALISGYVQKGLHEDGLKLFIEMQRAKIRADSATYASILRACANLASLTLGKQLHSHIIRSGCISNVFSGSALVDMYAKCGSIKEALHMFQEMPTRNCVSWNALISAYAQNGDGAHALRSFEQMVHSGLQPNSVSFLSILCACSHCGLVEEGLQYFNSMTQVYKFVPKKEHYASMVDMLCRSGRFDEAEKLMARMPFEPDEIMWTSILNSCRIHKNQEMAKRAADQLFNMKILRDAAPYVSLSNIYAAAGEWENVGKVKKAMRERGVRKVPAYSWVEIQQRTHVFSANDMSHPQMKEITRMLDELEEQMEKQGYKPDSNCALHNVDEEVKVESLKYHSERIAIAFALISTPKGSPILVMKNLRACNDCHAAIKVISKIVNREITVRDSSRFHHFRDGSCSCKDYW, via the exons ATGATTGTACATCTTCTTCGGGTTGAGGAATTAAAG GTCGATGCTTCCATCATCAAGACAGGCTTCGATCCTAACACGTATCGTTTGAACTTCCAAGTAAAGAGTCATCTCCTACATGGGGATTTGGTTGCAGCACGCAAACTGTTCGACGAAATTCCTCACAAGAACATCATCTCCACCAACACTATGATCACGGGTTACTTAAACTCTGGCAATCTTTCCACTGCTAGGAGCTTGTTTGACGGCATGGTCGAACGCTCGGTTGTTACCTGGACAATGCTCATTGGTGGCTACGCTCAGAACAATAAGTTCCGCGAAGCTTTCGGTCTCTTCGCTGATATGTGTAGGCACGGCATGATTCCGGATCATGTCACCTTGACGACTCTCTTATCTGGGTTCACTGAGTTTGATAGTGTCAATGAAGTCGAACAAGTGCATGCCCATGTTGTCAAAATGGGGTATGATTCCACCCTCACGGTTTGCAACTCGTTGCTTGATTCTTACTGTAAGACTCGTAGCCTTGGTTTGGCTTGTCACCTCTTCAAGCATATGCCAGAGAAAGATAATGTAACTTTCAATGTGTTGTTGACGGGGTACTCCAAAGAGGGCTTCAATCATGATGCTATCAATCTGTTTTTCAAGATGCAGAATTTGGGGTTCAAGCCTACGGACTTTACTTTTGCTGCGGTTTTAACTGCAGGCATACAGTTGGATGATATAGAATTTGGCCAACAAGTTCACAGTTTTGTGGTGAAGTGTAACTTTGTGTGGAATGTGTTTGTGGCTAATGCTTTGCTTGATTTCTACTCGAAGCATGACCGTGTTGTTGAAGTGAGGAAGCTTTTTTATGAGATGCCGGAGGTGGATGGTATCTCTTACAATGTGATCATCACGAGTTGTGCATGGAATGAAAGAGTGGAGGAATCGCTTGAACTTTTCAGGGAGTTACAGTTTACAAGATTTGATCGGCGGCAATTCCCATTTGCAACCTTGTTGAGCATTGCTGCAAATGCTTTGAACCTGGAAATGGGTAGGCAAATCCATTCCCAGGCTATTGTAACAGATGCCATTTCAGAAATTCTGGTTGGGAATTCTTTGGTTGACATGTATGCTAAATGTGACAAATTTGGGGAAGCAAATAGGATTTTTGCTGATCTGGCTCATCAAAGTTCAGTTCCATGGACAGCCCTGATCTCCGGTTATGTTCAGAAGGGGCTCCATGAAGACGGCCTAAAGCTATTTATTGAGATGCAAAGAGCCAAAATACGTGCTGACTCAGCCACTTACGCCAGTATCTTAAGAGCCTGCGCAAATCTAGCTTCACTGACACTGGGAAAACAGTTACACTCGCATATCATCAGATCTGGATGCATTTCAAATGTATTTTCTGGGAGTGCACTGGTTGACATGTATGCAAAATGTGGATCCATAAAAGAAGCACTTCATATGTTTCAAGAGATGCCTACAAGGAACTGTGTCTCTTGGAATGCACTGATTTCAGCTTATGCACAAAACGGAGACGGTGCCCATGCTCTTAGATCATTTGAACAAATGGTTCATTCAGGTCTGCAACCAAATTCGGTTAGCTTCCTTAGCATTTTGTGTGCCTGCAGCCACTGTGGTCTAGTTGAAGAAGGATTACAATACTTCAACTCCATGACTCAAGTGTATAAATTTGTACCCAAAAAAGAGCATTACGCATCAATGGTTGATATGCTATGTCGCAGTGGACGATTTGATGAGGCTGAGAAATTGATGGCTCGGATGCCGTTTGAACCAGATGAGATAATGTGGACATCGATTCTCAACTCATGCAGGATCCATAAGAATCAAGAGATGGCAAAGAGAGCAGCAGATCAACTATTCAATATGAAGATCCTTAGAGATGCTGCTCCATATGTTAGCCTTTCCAATATATATGCAGCAGCTGGTGAATGGGAGAATGTGGGAAAGGTGAAGAAGGCCATGAGAGAGCGAGGGGTCAGAAAGGTCCCAGCATACAGTTGGGTTGAAATTCAACAGAGGACTCATGTTTTCTCAGCGAATGACATGTCTCACCCACAGATGAAAGAGATAACAAGGATGCTTGATGAGTTGGAAGAGCAAATGGAGAAACAAGGGTATAAACCTGACTCAAACTGTGCGCTGCACAATGTGGATGAGGAAGTCAAGGTAGAGTCCCTTAAGTATCACAGTGAACGCATTGCCATTGCGTTTGCACTTATTAGCACCCCAAAAGGGTCACCCATATTGGTGATGAAGAACCTACGAGCTTGTAACGATTGCCACGCTGCCATCAAGGTAATCTCCAAGATAGTAAACCGGGAAATCACAGTCAGGGATTCAAGTAGATTCCATCATTTCAGAGATGGATCTTGCTCCTGTAAGGACTACTGGTAA
- the LOC114178763 gene encoding probable apyrase 7, with protein sequence MVFGKLQGVKNNLRISASLQDLSSYRNIDPEHGLLRDALNASFSKTKPLQLPNPVRRKCIAPIAIVAFLLLLIFILLYTFYSHQASPKYYVVLDSGSTGTRVYVYKAEVQQPHSTNLPIAIQSLKDGLRKNPASGRAYDRMETEPGLDKLVRNVTGLKTALNPLLVWAQTQIPEASHSSTSLFLYATAGVRRLPFDDSKWLLDNAWKVLKGSPFVCRRNWVKIISGTEEAYFGWIALNYDSGNIGVKPRKETYGALDLGGSSLQVTFEGYNQQDFNSETSLYVRIGSVNHHLTAYSLAGYGLNEAFDKSVARVFKEFGHSVADAVKGDVEVKHPCLQSGYKERYTCSHCAALEKGGESPKVEGNENVLEKKEGLKTTVTLVGVPNWQECSALAKVAVNLSEWSDVSPGLDCEIQPCALRDNLTRPMGHFYVISGFFVVYRFFNLSSEATLEDVLEKGREFCDKRWDVAKNSVAPQPFIEQYCFRAPYIASLLREGLHITDKSITVGSGGITWTLGVALLEAGRAYSVRFGLRGFGLLQMKMNIPFLVPILILSFIILLCALSWVVNWMPRFFRRQYLPLFRHNSGSSASVLNIPSPFRFQRWSPINSGDRIKTPLSPRAADSQGRPSNLGQGLGDNSDNIQLMESPFHPSAGNFLHSYSSNNLGQLQVDSSSIGAFWSSHRSQTRLQSRRSQSREDLHSSLAETHMVKV encoded by the exons ATGGTCTTTGGCAAACTCCAGGGCGTGAAGAACAACCTCCGAATCTCCGCCTCCCTCCAGGATCTATCCTCGTACCGGAACATCGACCCGGAACATGGCCTTCTCCGAGATGCCCTCAACGCAAGTTTCTCCAAGACCAAACCGCTCCAGCTCCCGAACCCGGTTCGCCGCAAATGCATCGCTCCGATCGCGATCGTGgccttcctcctcctcctcatcTTTATCCTTCTCTACACCTTCTACTCCCACCAAGCCTCCCCCAAATACTACGTCGTTCTCGACTCCGGCAGCACCGGGACACGTGTCTACGTCTACAAGGCCGAAGTCCAACAACCGCACTCCACTAACCTCCCCATCGCCATCCAATCCCTAAAAGACGGCCTCCGCAAGAACCCCGCCAGTGGTCGCGCCTACGACCGGATGGAGACCGAACCGGGCCTCGATAAACTCGTCCGCAACGTAACCGGTTTGAAAACCGCGCTCAATCCGCTTCTAGTATGGGCGCAGACTCAGATTCCAGAAGCTTCCCACAGTTCCACTTCCTTGTTCCTCTACGCCACCGCCGGGGTCCGGAGACTCCCCTTCGATGACTCCAAGTGGCTGCTCGATAATGCGTGGAAGGTTCTGAAAGGTTCGCCTTTTGTGTGTCGGAGGAATTGGGTGAAGATCATTTCCGGCACTGAGGAAGCTTACTTTGGCTGGATTGCGCTTAATTATGACAGTGGCAATATCGGGGTTAAGCCCCGTAAGGAAACCTACGGTGCTCTTGATTTGGGCGGTTCTTCTTTGCAGGTGACGTTTGAGGGTTATAATCAACAGGATTTCAATAGTGAGACTAGTTTGTATGTTAGGATTGGGTCTGTGAACCATCATTTGACTGCGTATTCTCTTGCTGGTTATGGCCTGAATGAGGCCTTTGATAAGTCTGTTGCGCGTGTTTTCAAGGAGTTTGGGCATAGTGTTGCGGATGCTGTGAAGGGGGATGTGGAGGTTAAGCATCCGTGTTTGCAGTCTGGGTACAAGGAGCGCTACACGTGCTCGCATTGTGCTGCTTTGGAGAAAGGAGGGGAGAGTCCTAAGGTTGAGGGGAATGAGAATGTGTTGGAGAAGAAGGAAGGATTGAAGACCACGGTGACTCTTGTTGGCGTGCCCAACTGGCAGGAGTGTAGCGCGCTGGCCAAGGTTGCTGTGAATTTGTCTGAATGGAGTGATGTTAGTCCTGGGCTGGATTGTGAGATTCAACCCTGTGCTCTTCGTGATAACTTGACTCGCCCTATGGGTCACTTTTATGTGATTTCTGGATTTTTTGTGGTCTATAGGTTTTTCAACTTGAGTTCAGAGGCCACGCTTGAGGATGTGTTGGAGAAGGGTAGGGAATTCTGTGATAAGAGATGGGATGTTGCCAAGAACAGTGTTGCTCCTCAGCCCTTTATTGAGCAGTACTGCTTTCGGGCACCGTATATTGCATCGTTGCTTAGAGAGGGTTTGCACATTACTGATAAGAGTATAACTGTTGGTTCTGGAGGTATCACTTGGACACTTGGAGTGGCTTTGTTGGAAGCTGGGAGGGCGTATTCTGTTAGGTTTGGCCTTCGTGGTTTTGGCTTGCTTCAGATGAAGATGAATATACCTTTTCTTGTTCCCATCTTGATACTTTCGTTTATTATTCTGCTTTGTGCTTTATCATGGGTTGTCAATTGGATGCCAAGATTTTTCCGGAGACAATATCTTCCACTTTTCAGGCATAACAGTGGGTCCAGTGCATCTGTCCTTAATATCCCATCTCCATTTCGGTTTCAGCGGTGGAGTCCTATCAATTCTG GGGATAGAATAAAAACCCCACTCAGCCCAAGAGCCGCAGATTCACAGGGTAGACCATCTAACCTGGGGCAGGGTCTTGGTGATAACAGTGACAACATCCAGCTGATGGAGTCTCCCTTTCATCCATCAGCTGGTAATTTCTTGCATAGTTATTCTTCAAACAATTTAGGGCAGTTGCAGGTTGACAGCAGTAGTATAGGGGCGTTCTGGTCATCCCACAGAAGTCAGACGCGTCTGCAGAGTAGGAGATCTCAATCTCGAGAGGACCTGCATTCTTCATTGGCTGAGACGCATATGGTGAAGGTTTAA
- the LOC114178762 gene encoding putative pentatricopeptide repeat-containing protein At2g01510 isoform X1: protein MNYIKACTRKKGNLTFQKRHFQVDASIIKTGFDPNTYRLNFQVKSHLLHGDLVAARKLFDEIPHKNIISTNTMITGYLNSGNLSTARSLFDGMVERSVVTWTMLIGGYAQNNKFREAFGLFADMCRHGMIPDHVTLTTLLSGFTEFDSVNEVEQVHAHVVKMGYDSTLTVCNSLLDSYCKTRSLGLACHLFKHMPEKDNVTFNVLLTGYSKEGFNHDAINLFFKMQNLGFKPTDFTFAAVLTAGIQLDDIEFGQQVHSFVVKCNFVWNVFVANALLDFYSKHDRVVEVRKLFYEMPEVDGISYNVIITSCAWNERVEESLELFRELQFTRFDRRQFPFATLLSIAANALNLEMGRQIHSQAIVTDAISEILVGNSLVDMYAKCDKFGEANRIFADLAHQSSVPWTALISGYVQKGLHEDGLKLFIEMQRAKIRADSATYASILRACANLASLTLGKQLHSHIIRSGCISNVFSGSALVDMYAKCGSIKEALHMFQEMPTRNCVSWNALISAYAQNGDGAHALRSFEQMVHSGLQPNSVSFLSILCACSHCGLVEEGLQYFNSMTQVYKFVPKKEHYASMVDMLCRSGRFDEAEKLMARMPFEPDEIMWTSILNSCRIHKNQEMAKRAADQLFNMKILRDAAPYVSLSNIYAAAGEWENVGKVKKAMRERGVRKVPAYSWVEIQQRTHVFSANDMSHPQMKEITRMLDELEEQMEKQGYKPDSNCALHNVDEEVKVESLKYHSERIAIAFALISTPKGSPILVMKNLRACNDCHAAIKVISKIVNREITVRDSSRFHHFRDGSCSCKDYW from the coding sequence ATGAATTACATCAAAGCATGTACGAGGAAAAAGGGaaatttgacatttcaaaaaCGACACTTTCAGGTCGATGCTTCCATCATCAAGACAGGCTTCGATCCTAACACGTATCGTTTGAACTTCCAAGTAAAGAGTCATCTCCTACATGGGGATTTGGTTGCAGCACGCAAACTGTTCGACGAAATTCCTCACAAGAACATCATCTCCACCAACACTATGATCACGGGTTACTTAAACTCTGGCAATCTTTCCACTGCTAGGAGCTTGTTTGACGGCATGGTCGAACGCTCGGTTGTTACCTGGACAATGCTCATTGGTGGCTACGCTCAGAACAATAAGTTCCGCGAAGCTTTCGGTCTCTTCGCTGATATGTGTAGGCACGGCATGATTCCGGATCATGTCACCTTGACGACTCTCTTATCTGGGTTCACTGAGTTTGATAGTGTCAATGAAGTCGAACAAGTGCATGCCCATGTTGTCAAAATGGGGTATGATTCCACCCTCACGGTTTGCAACTCGTTGCTTGATTCTTACTGTAAGACTCGTAGCCTTGGTTTGGCTTGTCACCTCTTCAAGCATATGCCAGAGAAAGATAATGTAACTTTCAATGTGTTGTTGACGGGGTACTCCAAAGAGGGCTTCAATCATGATGCTATCAATCTGTTTTTCAAGATGCAGAATTTGGGGTTCAAGCCTACGGACTTTACTTTTGCTGCGGTTTTAACTGCAGGCATACAGTTGGATGATATAGAATTTGGCCAACAAGTTCACAGTTTTGTGGTGAAGTGTAACTTTGTGTGGAATGTGTTTGTGGCTAATGCTTTGCTTGATTTCTACTCGAAGCATGACCGTGTTGTTGAAGTGAGGAAGCTTTTTTATGAGATGCCGGAGGTGGATGGTATCTCTTACAATGTGATCATCACGAGTTGTGCATGGAATGAAAGAGTGGAGGAATCGCTTGAACTTTTCAGGGAGTTACAGTTTACAAGATTTGATCGGCGGCAATTCCCATTTGCAACCTTGTTGAGCATTGCTGCAAATGCTTTGAACCTGGAAATGGGTAGGCAAATCCATTCCCAGGCTATTGTAACAGATGCCATTTCAGAAATTCTGGTTGGGAATTCTTTGGTTGACATGTATGCTAAATGTGACAAATTTGGGGAAGCAAATAGGATTTTTGCTGATCTGGCTCATCAAAGTTCAGTTCCATGGACAGCCCTGATCTCCGGTTATGTTCAGAAGGGGCTCCATGAAGACGGCCTAAAGCTATTTATTGAGATGCAAAGAGCCAAAATACGTGCTGACTCAGCCACTTACGCCAGTATCTTAAGAGCCTGCGCAAATCTAGCTTCACTGACACTGGGAAAACAGTTACACTCGCATATCATCAGATCTGGATGCATTTCAAATGTATTTTCTGGGAGTGCACTGGTTGACATGTATGCAAAATGTGGATCCATAAAAGAAGCACTTCATATGTTTCAAGAGATGCCTACAAGGAACTGTGTCTCTTGGAATGCACTGATTTCAGCTTATGCACAAAACGGAGACGGTGCCCATGCTCTTAGATCATTTGAACAAATGGTTCATTCAGGTCTGCAACCAAATTCGGTTAGCTTCCTTAGCATTTTGTGTGCCTGCAGCCACTGTGGTCTAGTTGAAGAAGGATTACAATACTTCAACTCCATGACTCAAGTGTATAAATTTGTACCCAAAAAAGAGCATTACGCATCAATGGTTGATATGCTATGTCGCAGTGGACGATTTGATGAGGCTGAGAAATTGATGGCTCGGATGCCGTTTGAACCAGATGAGATAATGTGGACATCGATTCTCAACTCATGCAGGATCCATAAGAATCAAGAGATGGCAAAGAGAGCAGCAGATCAACTATTCAATATGAAGATCCTTAGAGATGCTGCTCCATATGTTAGCCTTTCCAATATATATGCAGCAGCTGGTGAATGGGAGAATGTGGGAAAGGTGAAGAAGGCCATGAGAGAGCGAGGGGTCAGAAAGGTCCCAGCATACAGTTGGGTTGAAATTCAACAGAGGACTCATGTTTTCTCAGCGAATGACATGTCTCACCCACAGATGAAAGAGATAACAAGGATGCTTGATGAGTTGGAAGAGCAAATGGAGAAACAAGGGTATAAACCTGACTCAAACTGTGCGCTGCACAATGTGGATGAGGAAGTCAAGGTAGAGTCCCTTAAGTATCACAGTGAACGCATTGCCATTGCGTTTGCACTTATTAGCACCCCAAAAGGGTCACCCATATTGGTGATGAAGAACCTACGAGCTTGTAACGATTGCCACGCTGCCATCAAGGTAATCTCCAAGATAGTAAACCGGGAAATCACAGTCAGGGATTCAAGTAGATTCCATCATTTCAGAGATGGATCTTGCTCCTGTAAGGACTACTGGTAA